In a single window of the Amycolatopsis sp. cg5 genome:
- a CDS encoding sulfite oxidase gives MNELTYGKVRAAQWFSRRTLFRLSAGVAATAALPGTALAESPIVKPLPPEFFEVYGTNAETRWEALAGSYLTPTDRFFVRDHTSTPLIDADTWRLKLFGTGLRGAPTLADAVEFTYRDLRALPSETITAAIECAGNGRSFFTSQQGQTVSGTPWKLGAIGVARWRGVRLATVLKRAGLTRHAVDVLPQGLDAEYQNLGRVRRPLPVSKALQDVLLAYEMNGKPLPPDHGFPVRLVVPSWIGIASIKWVGQIEVADEPLFSPWNTQFYRLTGPGYPADGELMGEQVAKSAFELPRDAEFAAGRTHVLRGRSWSAHGRIKRIEVSTDDGATWRCANPVGPVHDRAWQCWELRWRPSATGTHTLRARATDITGATQPEVAPFNTQGYLFGAVVRHPVRVV, from the coding sequence ATGAACGAGCTGACCTATGGCAAGGTGCGTGCGGCCCAGTGGTTCTCGCGGCGCACCCTGTTCCGGCTTTCCGCCGGCGTCGCCGCCACCGCCGCACTGCCGGGTACCGCGCTCGCCGAGAGCCCGATCGTGAAACCCCTGCCGCCCGAGTTCTTCGAGGTCTACGGCACGAACGCGGAAACGCGCTGGGAAGCACTCGCGGGCAGCTACCTCACCCCGACCGACCGGTTCTTCGTCCGCGACCACACCTCGACGCCGCTGATCGACGCCGACACCTGGCGCCTGAAGCTGTTCGGCACCGGCCTCCGTGGCGCGCCCACGCTCGCGGACGCGGTCGAGTTCACCTATCGCGACCTGCGGGCTTTGCCGTCGGAGACGATCACCGCGGCCATCGAGTGCGCTGGGAACGGGCGCAGTTTCTTCACCAGCCAGCAGGGCCAGACCGTCTCCGGAACGCCGTGGAAGCTCGGCGCGATCGGCGTCGCACGCTGGCGCGGGGTCCGGCTGGCGACGGTGCTCAAGCGTGCCGGGCTCACGAGGCACGCCGTCGACGTGCTGCCACAGGGGCTCGACGCCGAGTACCAGAACCTCGGGCGGGTGCGGCGGCCGTTGCCGGTTTCGAAGGCGCTGCAAGACGTCCTGCTCGCGTACGAGATGAACGGCAAGCCGCTGCCTCCCGATCACGGGTTCCCGGTGCGGCTGGTCGTGCCGTCGTGGATCGGGATCGCGTCGATCAAGTGGGTCGGGCAGATCGAGGTCGCCGACGAGCCGCTGTTCTCGCCGTGGAACACGCAGTTCTACCGGCTCACCGGTCCGGGTTACCCCGCCGATGGCGAGCTCATGGGCGAGCAGGTCGCCAAGAGCGCGTTCGAACTTCCGCGCGACGCCGAGTTCGCGGCCGGGCGGACCCACGTACTGCGGGGACGGTCGTGGTCGGCGCACGGCCGGATCAAGCGGATCGAGGTCAGCACCGACGACGGCGCAACCTGGCGGTGCGCGAACCCGGTCGGCCCGGTGCACGACCGCGCGTGGCAGTGCTGGGAACTGCGCTGGCGGCCGTCCGCGACCGGCACGCACACCCTGCGTGCCCGCGCCACCGACATCACCGGCGCGACTCAGCCGGAGGTGGCGCCGTTCAACACCCAGGGCTATCTCTTCGGCGCCGTCGTCCGGCATCCGGTGCGGGTAGTTTGA